One part of the Oncorhynchus kisutch isolate 150728-3 linkage group LG22, Okis_V2, whole genome shotgun sequence genome encodes these proteins:
- the LOC116356297 gene encoding testis-expressed protein 52 yields MEMRYPGFKPRLQHRLVLQGPPRGTAHKAQVTNSLATPRETFYLPLPPTQPRLEFLHWVQVENSEEQEKRWRDRAEREQRKPQREASLPPPSRMGPHTLARFFFQWRGRPRNWSGARGSQADSPQDVDPEWVERERLLWLSHLRAPPLDSKGNILPPSGFKRRGRYGPQTEDPQTGMTHTSTTQSLPLPPLLMLRRHTLCYRLPRKRPPEHLSCPMKGRAKTS; encoded by the exons ATGGAGATGAGGTACCCAGGCTTCAAGCCTCGCCTGCAGCATCGTCTGGTCCTGCAGGGCCCCCCGAGAGGTACCGCCCACAAAGCCCAGGTCACCAACTCATTGGCCACTCCCAGGGAAACATTCTACTTGCCCCTCCCACCAACCCAACCTCGACTGGAGTTCTTGCACTGGGTGCAAGTGGAGAACAGCGAAGAGCAGGAGAAAAGGTGGAGGGATAGGGCTGAGAGGGAGCAGCGTAAGCCCCAGAGGGAGGCCAGCCTACCTCCTCCTTCCAGAATGGGCCCCCATACCTTGGCACGTTTCTTCTTCCAGTGGAGGGGGAGACCCAG GAACTGGAGCGGGGCCAGGGGGAGCCAAGCAGACTCACCCCAGGATGTGGACCCtgagtgggtggagagagagaggctgctctGGCTCAGTCACCTGAGGGCTCCACCACTGGACAGCAAGGGCAACATACTGCCCCCTAGTGGCTTTAAACG GCGTGGACGATATGGGCCGCAGACAGAGGACCCTCAGACAGGAATgacacacacctccaccacccAAAGCCTGCCCCTGCCGCCTCTCCTCATGCTCCGCAGACACACCCTCTGCTACCGGTTACCTCGGAAACGACCCCCGGAGCACCTGAGTTGCCCCATGAAGGGCAGAGCAAAGACTTCCTGA